A genomic region of Glycine max cultivar Williams 82 chromosome 15, Glycine_max_v4.0, whole genome shotgun sequence contains the following coding sequences:
- the LOC100795924 gene encoding 60S ribosomal protein L38: protein MPKQIHEIKDFLLTARRKDARSVKIKRSRDVVKFKVRCSKYLYTLCVFDPEKADKLKQSLPPGLSVQDL, encoded by the exons ATG CCTAAGCAAATCCACGAGATTAAGGATTTCCTTCTCACTGCTAGAAGGAAGGACGCAAGGTCGGTGAAGATCAAGAGGAGCAGAGATGTGGTTAAGTTCAAGGTCAGATGCTCGAAGTACCTCTACACACTTTGTGTGTTTGACCCAGAGAAAGCTGATAAATTGAAGCAATCTCTTCCTCCAG gttTGAGTGTTCAAGACCTGTAA